In Mucilaginibacter boryungensis, a single window of DNA contains:
- a CDS encoding Do family serine endopeptidase, whose protein sequence is MKKFGLTLLTAFAGGALAIGAYKIMENRYNDGLSFEDKQKVYFTSNPLSSNITSSAGEVDFTQAAAVVTPAVVYIRTTYAASQSGSAMEDMFGQLFGQRMPRGQRQQRAPQASGSGVIISPDGYIVTNNHVVDKAEKIQVTTNDHRVLEAKVIGRDPNTDLALIKVSASNLPIVKLGNSDDVRVGEWVLAVGNPFNLTSTVTAGIVSAKGRGIGIIGTQNDDDDNPFFSPSRNAPKKPTTNSGIESFIQTDAAINPGNSGGALVNTKGELIGINSAIASHTGSYEGYGFAIPINLAKKVLNDIKQYGSVKRGYLGVTYVDLSNSDQAELVGVKDKTIGLYVDKVSTGGGAEAAGIKSGDIITKVDGNLVTESSDLTEHVGRMQPGDKVKITVSRDNQEKNFVVTLKSDPGTINNALAATNHQEFFDKMGANFRPLTQAQKDQHHVKSGVMVTGVTQGGMFDELGVASGSIITSVNKTPVNSIEDIDKALDASNRRGILVLSGINPDGSTFNNAFQLQ, encoded by the coding sequence ATGAAAAAATTTGGTTTAACTCTGTTAACCGCCTTTGCTGGCGGTGCACTGGCCATAGGGGCCTACAAAATTATGGAGAACAGGTACAATGATGGCCTGAGCTTTGAAGACAAACAAAAAGTTTATTTTACAAGTAACCCGTTATCATCTAATATTACCTCATCGGCGGGCGAAGTTGATTTTACGCAGGCTGCAGCAGTAGTGACGCCTGCTGTGGTTTATATCCGTACCACGTACGCGGCTTCACAAAGTGGTAGCGCTATGGAGGACATGTTTGGCCAGTTATTTGGTCAGCGTATGCCCCGGGGACAAAGACAACAGCGCGCGCCACAGGCTTCAGGCTCCGGTGTGATCATCTCTCCTGATGGTTATATTGTGACCAACAATCACGTGGTTGATAAAGCCGAAAAAATACAGGTGACCACGAATGACCATCGTGTTTTAGAAGCGAAAGTTATTGGCCGCGACCCTAATACCGACCTTGCTTTAATTAAAGTGAGCGCCAGCAACCTGCCAATTGTAAAATTAGGTAATAGTGATGATGTGCGCGTAGGCGAATGGGTATTGGCTGTGGGTAATCCATTTAACCTTACATCAACCGTTACGGCGGGTATTGTGAGTGCTAAAGGCCGTGGTATTGGCATTATAGGTACACAAAATGATGACGACGACAACCCTTTCTTTTCGCCATCACGTAATGCGCCTAAAAAACCTACCACCAATTCGGGTATCGAATCGTTCATTCAAACAGATGCGGCTATTAACCCCGGTAACAGCGGTGGCGCATTGGTAAACACCAAAGGCGAACTGATTGGTATTAACTCGGCTATTGCTTCGCATACCGGTTCATACGAAGGGTATGGCTTTGCTATCCCAATTAACCTGGCTAAAAAAGTATTAAATGATATTAAACAATACGGTTCGGTTAAACGCGGTTATCTTGGTGTAACTTATGTCGACCTGAGCAATAGCGACCAGGCTGAACTGGTAGGTGTAAAAGATAAAACCATTGGTTTATATGTAGATAAAGTATCTACCGGTGGTGGCGCCGAAGCTGCAGGTATCAAGTCTGGCGATATTATTACCAAAGTTGATGGCAACCTGGTAACCGAATCGTCTGATTTGACCGAGCATGTTGGCCGTATGCAGCCAGGTGATAAAGTAAAGATCACCGTTAGCCGCGATAACCAGGAGAAAAACTTTGTGGTTACGCTTAAAAGCGACCCGGGTACTATTAACAACGCCTTAGCCGCCACAAACCATCAGGAGTTTTTTGATAAAATGGGGGCTAACTTCCGTCCGTTAACACAGGCGCAAAAAGATCAGCACCATGTTAAATCAGGTGTAATGGTTACCGGTGTTACCCAGGGCGGCATGTTTGATGAATTAGGCGTAGCTTCAGGCTCTATTATTACCAGCGTTAACAAAACCCCGGTAAACAGCATTGAAGATATTGATAAAGCACTGGATGCCAGCAACCGCAGAGGTATACTGGTACTATCAGGTATTAATCCCGATGGCAGCACATTTAACAATGCGTTCCAGTTGCAGTAA
- the dapF gene encoding diaminopimelate epimerase: MKLSFYKYQGAGNDFVLVDNRQSTVNHNDPALIARLCDRRFGIGGDGMMFLQNKEGFDFEMVYYNSDGQPSSMCGNGGRCIVAFAKFLGVIDSETEFLAVDGPHYARISEEGNWVSLQMIDVDTIDRDAEAYVLNTGSPHYVQLTGGLENKNVYHDGQAIRNNDTYKAKGINVNFVEPMEKGGYFVRTFERGVEDETFACGTGVTAVALAMAKHYNQTGHITTPIKALGGHMQIRFDRNGDQFTNIYLEGPATQVFKGEIEI, encoded by the coding sequence GTGAAACTGTCATTCTATAAATACCAGGGGGCCGGCAACGATTTTGTGCTGGTAGATAATCGTCAAAGCACTGTAAATCATAACGATCCGGCTTTGATTGCCCGTTTATGCGACCGCCGGTTTGGAATTGGCGGCGATGGAATGATGTTTCTGCAAAACAAAGAAGGCTTTGATTTTGAAATGGTTTATTACAACTCTGACGGCCAACCCAGCAGCATGTGCGGAAATGGCGGGCGGTGCATTGTAGCCTTCGCTAAATTTTTAGGCGTAATTGATTCCGAAACTGAATTTTTGGCGGTTGATGGCCCGCATTATGCCAGAATTTCAGAAGAAGGCAACTGGGTAAGCCTGCAAATGATAGATGTAGATACTATTGACAGGGACGCTGAAGCCTATGTATTGAATACCGGTTCGCCGCATTATGTGCAACTGACAGGTGGTTTAGAAAATAAAAACGTTTACCACGATGGGCAGGCCATCCGCAATAACGATACTTATAAAGCCAAAGGCATTAACGTAAATTTTGTTGAACCAATGGAAAAAGGCGGCTACTTTGTGCGCACTTTTGAGCGTGGTGTTGAGGACGAAACCTTTGCCTGCGGTACCGGTGTAACAGCCGTAGCACTGGCTATGGCCAAGCATTATAACCAAACCGGGCATATCACCACCCCAATAAAAGCCCTGGGTGGCCACATGCAGATCCGCTTTGACCGCAATGGCGATCAATTCACTAATATTTATCTGGAAGGCCCCGCCACGCAGGTTTTTAAAGGCGAAATAGAAATATAA
- a CDS encoding alpha-L-arabinofuranosidase C-terminal domain-containing protein codes for MKKFAGILSLCLVVATIAKAQVKLTVDMTKPGVNVSPRLYGLMTEEINHSYDGGLYAELISNRIFKDDPKQPANWSAVESGGARATIELDSKQPINKALTTCLKLVVTNANGKAGIANSGYWGIPVKPQTTYTASFYARSDDAEGKLTAAIESNNGNIIYATASTTLIKGGWKKYTLKLSTTASAKPTTDARFVITASHAGSYWFNLISLFPPTYNNRPNGNRIDIMQKMADMQPKFLRFPGGNFLEGDLFATRFPWKETLGPLENRPGHPGCWKYRASDGMGLLEFLEWCEDLKMEPLLAVYAGYTLKGDHMDAGPFLKPFVDEALEEIEYVTGGVNTKWGAVRAKDGHPAPFKLRYVEIGNEDGFDVSHSYDGRFTQFYDAIKAKYPQLQLISTVGGKDGLGRRTPIKSRVPQAYDEHYYRNAWEMEEDAAHYDDYDRKSPKIFVGEWATREGSPTPNMNAALGDAAWMTGMERNSDHVIMSCYAPLFVNVNPGAMQWSSDLIGYNALNSYGSPSYYAQQMFSTNVGDKVVPMQGENIPTQTRAPNKRDSARNVMPKPIPAMFYVATQDTKNGILYVKIVNASGKAQTVNLDIKGAGAINSSATLTVLKGSGPQDTNSINEPEKIIPVKQEITAVTKNFNREIDAYSVNVLKLKIK; via the coding sequence ATGAAAAAATTTGCCGGGATATTATCCTTATGCCTTGTAGTGGCTACTATTGCAAAAGCACAGGTAAAGCTTACTGTTGATATGACCAAACCCGGCGTAAATGTCAGTCCGCGGTTATATGGTTTAATGACCGAAGAGATCAACCACTCCTACGACGGAGGTTTATATGCCGAACTAATTAGCAATCGCATTTTTAAAGACGACCCAAAACAGCCTGCTAACTGGTCAGCAGTGGAAAGCGGAGGTGCCAGGGCTACTATAGAACTTGACAGCAAACAACCCATCAATAAAGCGTTAACCACCTGCCTTAAATTGGTAGTGACCAATGCCAATGGCAAAGCAGGTATAGCCAACAGTGGCTATTGGGGTATTCCGGTAAAACCACAAACTACCTACACTGCATCGTTTTACGCCCGGAGTGACGATGCAGAAGGCAAGTTAACCGCGGCTATTGAAAGCAATAATGGCAACATTATTTATGCAACAGCATCAACCACGTTGATAAAAGGAGGCTGGAAAAAATATACGTTAAAGCTAAGCACCACGGCCAGCGCAAAACCTACTACAGACGCACGCTTTGTAATTACCGCTTCGCACGCGGGCAGTTATTGGTTTAACCTGATTTCATTATTCCCGCCAACTTACAATAACCGCCCCAATGGCAACCGGATAGATATTATGCAAAAAATGGCCGATATGCAGCCTAAATTCCTGCGTTTCCCCGGCGGTAATTTTTTGGAGGGCGATTTGTTTGCCACCCGCTTCCCGTGGAAAGAAACACTTGGCCCGCTGGAAAACAGGCCGGGACATCCCGGCTGCTGGAAATACCGCGCATCTGACGGGATGGGGCTGCTGGAATTTTTAGAATGGTGCGAAGATTTGAAAATGGAACCTTTATTGGCCGTTTACGCTGGTTACACCTTAAAGGGTGACCATATGGATGCCGGGCCCTTCCTGAAACCTTTTGTTGACGAGGCGTTAGAAGAAATAGAATATGTAACCGGTGGCGTTAATACCAAGTGGGGCGCAGTGCGCGCAAAAGACGGTCACCCCGCGCCGTTTAAACTAAGATATGTGGAAATTGGCAATGAGGACGGCTTCGACGTTTCGCACAGTTACGACGGCCGCTTTACCCAGTTTTACGATGCGATAAAAGCCAAATACCCGCAACTGCAACTGATATCAACCGTAGGTGGAAAAGATGGCCTGGGCAGGCGTACACCCATCAAATCGCGTGTGCCGCAGGCTTATGATGAGCATTACTACCGTAATGCCTGGGAGATGGAAGAAGATGCCGCGCATTATGATGATTACGACCGTAAAAGCCCTAAAATTTTTGTGGGCGAATGGGCAACGCGTGAAGGTTCGCCAACACCTAATATGAATGCCGCCCTTGGCGATGCCGCCTGGATGACTGGCATGGAACGTAATTCAGACCATGTGATCATGTCGTGCTATGCACCGCTGTTTGTTAATGTAAACCCCGGCGCCATGCAATGGAGTTCAGACCTGATCGGGTATAATGCTTTGAATAGCTATGGTTCGCCATCGTATTACGCGCAACAAATGTTCAGTACCAATGTGGGCGATAAGGTAGTACCTATGCAGGGTGAAAACATCCCAACGCAAACCCGTGCGCCCAACAAGCGCGACAGCGCAAGGAACGTGATGCCTAAGCCCATCCCAGCCATGTTTTATGTGGCTACGCAGGATACTAAAAATGGGATATTATATGTCAAAATTGTAAATGCCTCGGGCAAGGCCCAAACAGTTAACCTTGATATTAAAGGGGCAGGTGCAATTAACAGCAGCGCTACTTTGACCGTTTTAAAGGGCAGCGGGCCGCAGGATACAAATTCAATAAATGAACCGGAAAAAATTATCCCTGTAAAACAGGAAATTACGGCGGTGACAAAAAACTTTAACAGGGAAATAGATGCCTACTCGGTAAATGTGCTGAAGCTGAAGATAAAATAG
- a CDS encoding cytochrome b/b6 domain-containing protein, which translates to MTAIEPTRKDIAHPQHIKKNSSSLRLWHWLNTIVICGSLITVLINSTLITRETVTPVVLSELNKGGAAVSVEQAKGVSHALEDKVWEIHIYFGYCLAALLLFRIILEFFQLADQKFIRKIKLAYTQFLITKKNREIARHEFTVKAIYVLFYIVLFIMVITGLFLAFEDLMAPYKAIRHSVKEVHNFCMYIVLAFITIHLIGVFLAERNESKGIVSDMIHGGKE; encoded by the coding sequence ATGACAGCTATTGAACCCACCCGCAAGGACATTGCCCATCCACAGCATATTAAAAAAAATTCTTCATCGCTGCGTTTATGGCATTGGCTAAACACCATTGTTATCTGCGGGTCACTTATTACAGTGCTTATCAATTCCACATTAATTACCCGCGAAACCGTAACGCCTGTTGTGTTAAGCGAGCTTAATAAAGGTGGGGCAGCCGTAAGTGTAGAACAGGCCAAAGGCGTAAGCCATGCACTGGAAGATAAAGTTTGGGAAATACACATTTATTTTGGCTATTGCCTGGCCGCTTTATTATTATTCCGGATAATACTAGAGTTTTTTCAGCTGGCCGATCAGAAATTTATCAGGAAGATAAAATTAGCCTACACGCAGTTTTTAATCACTAAAAAGAACCGCGAGATCGCCCGTCACGAGTTTACAGTTAAGGCGATATATGTTTTATTCTATATCGTGCTTTTTATCATGGTTATTACAGGGCTGTTCTTAGCGTTTGAAGATTTGATGGCCCCTTATAAAGCTATAAGGCACAGCGTTAAAGAGGTGCATAACTTTTGCATGTATATTGTGCTGGCATTTATTACCATCCATTTAATTGGGGTGTTTTTGGCCGAACGCAATGAAAGTAAAGGCATCGTATCCGATATGATCCACGGAGGCAAAGAATAA
- a CDS encoding VIT1/CCC1 transporter family protein — translation MSTHHEHHVTSSETIRDIVIGMSDGLTVPFALAAGLSGAISSSGIVVTAGIAEIVAGSIAMGLGGFLAGRTEVDHYNSELKREYEEVERVPEQEKLEVKEVFAEFGLSESLQQQIADEMAKDKKKWVDFMMRYELGLEEPHANRATKSAFTIGASYIVGGIIPLSPYIFIDHAPTALNYSCILTIICLFIFGYFKSKMTGQPALSGALKVVIIGALAAGAAFGMAKLINGR, via the coding sequence ATGAGTACCCATCACGAACACCATGTAACCAGTTCAGAAACTATCAGGGATATTGTTATCGGTATGTCCGATGGTTTAACGGTACCTTTCGCATTGGCGGCAGGCTTAAGCGGGGCTATCAGTTCATCGGGCATTGTGGTTACGGCAGGTATTGCCGAAATTGTTGCCGGTTCAATAGCCATGGGGCTGGGCGGGTTTTTGGCCGGACGTACCGAGGTAGATCATTATAATTCTGAACTGAAACGTGAATATGAGGAAGTAGAGCGTGTGCCTGAACAGGAAAAACTGGAAGTTAAAGAAGTATTTGCCGAATTTGGCTTGTCAGAATCGCTTCAACAGCAAATAGCCGATGAAATGGCTAAGGACAAAAAAAAGTGGGTTGATTTTATGATGCGGTATGAGTTAGGGCTTGAAGAGCCTCATGCTAACCGGGCCACAAAAAGCGCTTTCACTATCGGGGCATCGTATATTGTGGGTGGCATTATCCCATTATCTCCCTACATTTTTATAGACCACGCGCCAACTGCCTTAAATTACTCGTGCATATTAACCATTATCTGCCTGTTTATATTTGGCTATTTCAAAAGTAAAATGACGGGGCAGCCAGCTTTAAGCGGGGCATTAAAGGTGGTGATAATAGGTGCATTAGCCGCCGGTGCAGCATTCGGGATGGCTAAACTGATCAACGGAAGATAA
- a CDS encoding phosphotransferase enzyme family protein, which translates to MLTAILIAFGLTPADYSVQPFGSGLINYTWKVSGKHNVYILQRINKNVFKSPQAIAHNLVLLGKYFETNYPDYLFVAPLPAINKQYLAVIDEEYYRLSPFIKNSHTVDALEFPEQAFEAAKQFGKFSRLLNGFDAGQLQYTLPDFHNLNLRVDQFNAALQNAPADRLSQTIEEVKAIAVNADIAETYRRIVQDKQIPLRVIHHDTKISNVLFNDKGEGLCVIDLDTVMPGYFISDLGDMMRTYLSPVTEEERDLDLVQINEANFAAIYKGYMQEMGDVLTDAEKGLFIYAGKFMIYMQALRFLTDFLNGDIYYPTNYQGHNLVRAQNQLTLLERYIQSEEKFKKLINIK; encoded by the coding sequence ATGCTAACAGCTATATTAATTGCGTTTGGTTTAACCCCCGCCGATTATTCCGTACAACCATTTGGCTCGGGCCTGATTAATTATACCTGGAAAGTAAGCGGGAAGCATAATGTTTACATTCTGCAGCGCATTAACAAAAATGTGTTTAAATCGCCGCAGGCCATTGCCCATAACTTAGTACTGTTGGGAAAGTATTTCGAGACCAATTACCCTGATTATCTTTTTGTTGCCCCTTTACCCGCAATTAATAAGCAATACCTGGCTGTGATTGATGAGGAGTATTACCGGTTGTCACCTTTTATCAAAAATTCACATACTGTTGATGCTCTTGAATTCCCGGAACAGGCATTTGAAGCGGCTAAACAATTTGGTAAATTCTCGCGGTTGCTTAATGGTTTTGATGCAGGGCAATTACAATATACGCTACCCGATTTTCACAATCTTAATTTAAGGGTAGATCAATTCAATGCCGCCTTACAAAATGCCCCGGCCGATAGGTTAAGTCAAACAATTGAGGAGGTTAAGGCCATAGCGGTAAATGCCGATATCGCGGAAACCTATCGCCGGATAGTACAAGACAAGCAAATCCCCCTGCGTGTAATTCACCATGATACTAAGATAAGCAACGTATTATTTAATGATAAAGGTGAAGGCTTGTGTGTGATAGACCTTGATACGGTAATGCCCGGATATTTTATTAGCGATCTAGGCGATATGATGCGTACTTATTTATCGCCCGTGACCGAAGAAGAACGCGATTTAGATCTTGTGCAAATTAACGAGGCCAATTTCGCGGCTATTTACAAAGGCTATATGCAGGAAATGGGCGATGTATTGACCGATGCCGAAAAAGGCCTGTTTATTTACGCCGGTAAGTTTATGATATATATGCAGGCGCTGCGCTTTTTAACCGATTTTTTAAACGGCGACATTTATTATCCAACCAACTATCAGGGGCATAATTTAGTACGGGCGCAAAACCAGCTAACCCTGCTTGAGCGGTATATACAATCCGAAGAAAAATTTAAGAAACTGATCAATATCAAATAA